One genomic segment of Occultella kanbiaonis includes these proteins:
- a CDS encoding metal-dependent transcriptional regulator, with protein MVTTNEPATAQQQFCAGLTLAPGVRCEHPDAGVAGALAPSGGDVAAEAGADGGSLRVDDVELPTSNVTQDYLKAIYNIGEWGPDGASTSELAARLGVGAPTVSENVQRLAGAGLVHYKPYRRVRLTVQGRRVALAMVRRHRLMETYLALQLGYGWDEVHDDAEQLEHSVSDRLLGRMDDVLGHPARDPHGDPIPQPDGTVALPRAHRLDDVTPGQPVRIARISDAEPELLREISEADLDLDTEIEAGAVDLSTEATAAIWVTRA; from the coding sequence GTGGTCACCACGAACGAGCCGGCGACGGCGCAGCAACAGTTCTGCGCAGGCCTCACCCTGGCACCGGGGGTGCGTTGTGAACACCCGGACGCGGGTGTGGCCGGAGCGCTCGCCCCGTCTGGGGGCGACGTCGCCGCCGAGGCGGGCGCCGACGGCGGGTCGCTGCGTGTCGACGACGTCGAGCTGCCCACCTCCAATGTCACGCAGGACTACCTCAAGGCGATCTACAACATCGGCGAGTGGGGTCCCGACGGCGCCAGCACCTCCGAGCTCGCCGCCCGCCTCGGTGTGGGCGCGCCGACGGTCTCGGAGAACGTGCAGCGGCTGGCCGGCGCCGGGCTCGTCCACTACAAGCCGTACCGCCGCGTCAGGCTGACCGTGCAGGGACGCCGGGTGGCCCTGGCGATGGTGCGCCGGCACCGCCTGATGGAGACCTACCTCGCCCTGCAGCTCGGGTACGGGTGGGACGAGGTCCACGACGACGCCGAGCAGCTCGAGCACTCCGTCTCGGACCGGCTCCTCGGCCGGATGGACGACGTGCTCGGCCACCCGGCCCGGGATCCGCACGGGGACCCGATCCCGCAACCGGACGGCACTGTGGCGCTGCCGCGGGCGCACCGCCTGGATGACGTCACGCCCGGGCAGCCGGTGCGGATCGCCAGGATCAGCGATGCCGAACCGGAGCTGCTCCGGGAGATCTCCGAGGCCGACCTGGACCTCGACACCGAGATCGAAGCCGGCGCGGTCGACCTGAGCACCGAGGCGACCGCCGCCATCTGGGTGACCCGGGCCTGA
- a CDS encoding vitamin K epoxide reductase family protein, which yields MTEPKTLSLDQPTSASADLPAGADDLDARAAEDRTDADDFADDDLDDELEPVPPAGARSVPNEHERLGGSRREYAILTIIAGLAGLWASVRLTLDYFEVIKDPNFTPACDINPLIGCGVFLASEQSSAFGFPNVLIGLIAFPVVITTGVLLLAGLRLPRWYWRGFFAGTVFAIAFVTWLQVQALTQIGALCPYCLVIWAVIIPLFVHTTARSVQNGALPGGPGLRSFLVGNRWIITALWYLLVVAAAVLAFGEKWLLVF from the coding sequence GTGACGGAGCCGAAGACCTTGAGCCTCGATCAACCGACCAGCGCGAGCGCTGACCTGCCGGCCGGCGCGGACGACCTCGACGCACGCGCCGCCGAGGACCGCACCGATGCCGACGACTTCGCCGACGACGATCTCGACGACGAGTTGGAGCCGGTCCCGCCCGCGGGTGCGCGCAGTGTGCCGAACGAGCACGAGCGCCTCGGCGGCTCCCGTCGCGAGTACGCGATCCTCACGATCATCGCGGGCCTGGCCGGCCTGTGGGCATCCGTGCGACTGACCCTCGACTACTTCGAGGTCATCAAGGACCCCAACTTCACGCCCGCCTGCGACATCAACCCGCTGATCGGGTGCGGCGTGTTCCTGGCCAGCGAGCAGTCCAGCGCGTTCGGCTTCCCGAACGTGCTGATCGGGCTGATCGCGTTCCCGGTCGTCATCACCACCGGGGTCCTGCTGCTGGCCGGGTTGCGCCTGCCGCGCTGGTACTGGCGTGGGTTCTTCGCCGGCACGGTATTCGCGATCGCGTTCGTGACCTGGCTGCAGGTGCAGGCCCTCACCCAGATCGGCGCGCTGTGCCCGTACTGCCTGGTCATCTGGGCGGTGATCATCCCGCTCTTCGTGCACACCACGGCGCGCTCGGTGCAGAACGGCGCGCTGCCCGGTGGGCCGGGCCTGCGCTCGTTCCTGGTCGGGAACCGCTGGATCATCACGGCGCTCTGGTACCTGCTCGTCGTCGCGGCAGCGGTGCTCGCGTTCGGCGAGAAGTGGCTGCTGGTGTTCTGA
- a CDS encoding metallophosphoesterase, whose protein sequence is MSDKPIEPDDERNPSDVNEPNAAAEPDGIGGPDVDSTGPDDAGTANGADGVTVEPPEDDGSVAEASDRSSAGQADRDADPEVEGHVAAGPSDDEASAADGEVSGTDGIDDEASAADGDVPGTDGIDDDASAADGDVPGTDGNDDQASAAADGDIAGTDATDDAAIATGEAAGAGAPMKADGESDSDASAPPARHRFEWWHRQRPRTRRTIRAVVAFVLTGLLSLLAGVMTADFEGSLGPHRADYSVRLNGEVTVDMGPLGALIVDSPLPLNLGVDVLVKEIPIELSTPQTDPVVGLTSDLTSYSQFLANPEAAISDAAYGLVLDVVSRWILYWTVLLVGVALGRLAAHGVLREAVKSAWARQGVPALSVALAVVLVGLPLVEATQTSGGVGRTSRILADTPLAEARITGRLATLVDHYGGYVVDAIDDNTEFYAEVQTNLEAAYAAEADPVAPAEGETPQESPSGESGTEPTNPASDAGAAAAGTDDSGTDDSGTDDSGTDDSGTDDSGTDDSGTDDSGTDDSGTDDSGTDDSGTDDSGTDDSGTDDSGTDDSGTDDSGTDDSGTDDSAVGDSGTDAADTTESDPELVTMLLVSDLHCNVGMAPVVGAAVSASESSLVLNAGDTVMGGTSVESYCVNAFARGIPDGVPVVVSDGNHDSVTTADQEANAGWTVLHGEPVDVQGIRILGDTDPTLTSLGAPTRPERDETINQMGNRISQLACQLQEDDEPVDIVLIHSPFAGRQSVEAGCATLSISGHLHRQVGPRQLGLGLQYTSASTAGAGSGTPTIGPLQNPSVMTVIRWDPEASLPVDYRLITIDPDASVDISDWFAFPEVPETFVTGDAEGNPADE, encoded by the coding sequence ATGAGCGACAAGCCCATTGAGCCTGACGACGAACGGAACCCGAGCGACGTCAACGAGCCCAACGCGGCTGCCGAGCCTGACGGTATCGGCGGACCCGACGTGGACTCGACCGGACCGGATGACGCCGGCACGGCGAACGGTGCTGATGGGGTCACTGTCGAGCCGCCGGAAGATGACGGCAGCGTGGCGGAGGCCTCGGACCGGTCCTCGGCGGGTCAAGCGGACCGTGACGCCGACCCGGAGGTAGAGGGGCACGTCGCCGCAGGACCGTCCGATGATGAGGCCAGCGCGGCCGATGGTGAGGTCTCCGGGACTGACGGGATCGACGATGAGGCCAGCGCGGCTGATGGTGACGTACCCGGGACTGACGGGATCGACGATGACGCCAGCGCGGCCGATGGTGACGTACCCGGGACTGACGGGAACGACGACCAGGCCAGCGCGGCGGCTGATGGCGACATCGCCGGGACCGACGCGACTGACGACGCGGCCATCGCGACTGGTGAAGCGGCCGGCGCGGGCGCACCGATGAAGGCCGACGGGGAGAGCGACTCGGACGCGTCAGCACCGCCTGCTCGGCACCGCTTCGAGTGGTGGCACCGCCAGCGCCCACGCACTCGCCGCACCATCCGGGCTGTGGTCGCGTTCGTGCTCACAGGTCTGTTGTCCCTCCTCGCCGGGGTCATGACAGCCGACTTCGAAGGCTCCCTCGGTCCACACCGGGCCGACTACAGCGTGCGCCTCAACGGGGAGGTCACGGTGGACATGGGCCCGCTGGGCGCCCTGATCGTCGACTCGCCGCTGCCGCTGAACCTCGGCGTGGACGTGCTGGTCAAGGAGATCCCGATCGAGCTGAGCACGCCTCAGACCGACCCGGTGGTGGGCCTCACGTCCGACCTCACCAGCTACAGCCAGTTCCTGGCCAACCCGGAGGCCGCGATCTCCGATGCCGCATACGGTCTCGTGCTGGACGTCGTCTCTCGGTGGATCCTGTACTGGACGGTGCTGCTGGTCGGCGTCGCCCTCGGCCGGCTGGCGGCGCACGGTGTGCTCCGCGAAGCGGTCAAGAGTGCGTGGGCGCGGCAGGGCGTGCCGGCCCTGAGCGTCGCGCTGGCGGTGGTACTCGTGGGGCTGCCACTCGTGGAGGCGACCCAGACCTCGGGCGGGGTGGGGCGGACCTCTCGCATCCTCGCCGACACACCGTTGGCCGAGGCGCGGATCACCGGCCGGCTGGCGACCCTCGTGGACCACTACGGCGGGTACGTCGTGGACGCGATCGATGACAACACCGAGTTCTACGCCGAGGTGCAGACGAACCTCGAGGCCGCATATGCCGCCGAGGCGGACCCGGTCGCCCCCGCCGAGGGTGAGACACCGCAGGAGAGTCCGTCGGGGGAGTCCGGGACCGAGCCGACCAATCCGGCAAGCGACGCGGGTGCGGCCGCGGCCGGCACCGACGACTCCGGCACCGACGACTCCGGCACCGACGACTCCGGCACCGACGACTCCGGCACCGACGACTCCGGCACCGACGACTCCGGCACCGACGACTCCGGCACCGACGACTCCGGCACCGACGACTCCGGCACCGACGACTCCGGCACCGACGACTCCGGCACCGACGACTCCGGCACCGACGACTCCGGCACCGACGACTCCGGCACCGACGACTCCGGCACCGACGACTCCGGCACCGACGACTCCGCCGTCGGCGACTCCGGCACCGACGCAGCCGACACCACCGAGAGCGACCCCGAGCTCGTCACGATGCTGCTCGTCAGCGACCTGCACTGCAACGTCGGGATGGCCCCGGTGGTCGGGGCCGCGGTCTCCGCCTCGGAGTCCTCGCTCGTGCTGAACGCGGGCGACACGGTGATGGGTGGCACGTCGGTCGAGTCCTACTGCGTGAACGCGTTCGCCCGGGGCATCCCCGACGGCGTCCCGGTCGTCGTCTCGGACGGCAACCACGACTCGGTCACCACGGCCGACCAGGAGGCGAACGCCGGCTGGACCGTGCTGCACGGCGAGCCGGTCGACGTGCAGGGCATCCGGATCCTCGGCGACACCGACCCCACCCTCACCTCGCTCGGGGCACCGACCCGTCCGGAGCGGGACGAGACGATCAACCAGATGGGCAACCGGATCAGCCAGCTCGCATGTCAGCTCCAGGAGGACGACGAGCCTGTGGACATCGTGCTCATCCACAGCCCGTTCGCCGGCCGGCAGTCCGTGGAGGCCGGTTGTGCGACGCTGAGCATCTCGGGGCACCTGCACCGTCAGGTGGGTCCGCGCCAGCTCGGTCTCGGGCTGCAGTACACGTCGGCGAGTACCGCCGGCGCGGGCAGCGGCACGCCGACGATCGGACCGCTGCAGAACCCGTCGGTGATGACCGTGATCCGCTGGGACCCGGAGGCCAGCCTGCCGGTGGACTACCGGCTGATCACGATCGACCCGGACGCGAGCGTTGACATCTCCGACTGGTTCGCATTCCCGGAGGTGCCCGAGACGTTCGTCACGGGGGACGCGGAGGGCAACCCGGCCGATGAGTGA
- a CDS encoding HNH endonuclease signature motif containing protein, which translates to MDDTTTTTGAGASGASVALASRMHLSLADLMAGSLEDQLIAIEALTQGIATADPVTESDRYGSRFLGHAALRTHLITQALTGAQLDWMGLESEAGTWDTSKGFRTYPHFVAKTYGISGASARRMSTLATGLRNSLPATRTWLRTGKIGIDQAQILHKATTTQAAVDGLQYPATPNSSEGTDPTTATAATAATDPDSTGDTGSADTGAPEGTDPTATPDTDAAGDSGTSEAAEATDTAAAPTGSADASDEADPTATPDADATGAPDAAGAAAAAGAGRVQTVEEFLLANAATRSPEDLRRLVDHFVAIADPDATDKAHHAASDREYLNIDRTMDGYHLAGFLTLEHGQYVRTALEAIMGKPAAGETRTSSQRRAQALSDLAHTALDHGKVGTSGSVRPHLGVLINYPEFLDIITTTETTQTATGAGTEEAPGTEEAAGAEDSATGEAPDAAEAASPTAPPRPITEPLPGLDTTTDPADDPADHSPRNNANPTGPTATDTAATPANEPGTPAQAPTPANPATPAGEPGAPVAPAEAPTPAKPATPVGEPGASAEAPTPTNPATPAGGPGASAQAPTPTNPVTSQDPAHEPDAPTPTPTPSSPAAPGPGTNEPVAPAKTPTPADPATPAGEPGTPAQAPAPSPTSEATGLPDCQSRTVGALGQPTTDPNGTATPSTNSTALPGTNSTAVPGANGTALPSIAVPGIAVPGIAVPSIAVPGIAVPGIAVPSIAVPGGGRDWAALLAAGPATFTDNTGPVPRDLLDRIIGCSGETYRIIFGPDNEILNHGRAHRLYTAAQRRALIARDRHCVYHNCTAPPERCETHHGTKHWADGGNTDLHDAGLACYYHHHWIHTHNITMTRHNGKWHFYRPDGTEIHPTNPPWN; encoded by the coding sequence ATGGACGACACCACCACCACGACCGGTGCTGGTGCGTCGGGGGCGAGTGTGGCGCTCGCGTCCCGGATGCACCTGTCTCTGGCGGACCTGATGGCGGGGTCGCTGGAGGATCAGCTGATCGCGATCGAGGCCCTCACCCAGGGCATCGCGACCGCGGATCCGGTCACCGAGTCCGACCGGTACGGGTCCCGGTTCCTGGGCCACGCGGCGTTGCGGACGCACCTGATCACGCAGGCGTTGACCGGTGCCCAGCTGGACTGGATGGGCCTGGAGTCCGAGGCCGGGACCTGGGACACCAGCAAGGGATTCCGCACCTACCCGCACTTCGTGGCCAAGACCTACGGCATCAGCGGTGCCAGCGCCCGCCGGATGTCGACCCTGGCCACCGGGCTACGCAACAGTCTGCCCGCGACCCGGACCTGGCTACGGACCGGAAAGATCGGCATCGACCAGGCCCAGATCCTGCACAAGGCCACCACCACCCAAGCCGCCGTCGACGGCCTGCAGTACCCCGCCACCCCCAACAGCTCCGAGGGCACCGACCCCACCACGGCCACCGCGGCCACCGCGGCCACCGATCCTGACAGCACCGGGGACACCGGCAGCGCCGACACCGGCGCTCCCGAGGGCACCGACCCCACCGCCACCCCCGACACCGACGCCGCCGGGGACAGCGGCACGTCCGAGGCCGCCGAGGCCACCGACACCGCGGCGGCGCCCACCGGCAGCGCCGACGCCAGCGACGAGGCCGACCCCACTGCGACCCCCGACGCTGACGCCACAGGCGCCCCCGACGCCGCGGGCGCTGCCGCCGCTGCTGGTGCTGGTCGGGTGCAGACGGTGGAGGAGTTCCTCCTCGCCAACGCCGCCACCCGCTCGCCGGAGGACCTGCGCAGGTTGGTCGATCACTTCGTCGCGATCGCTGACCCCGACGCCACCGACAAGGCCCACCACGCCGCCTCCGACCGCGAATACCTCAACATCGACCGCACCATGGACGGCTACCACCTCGCCGGGTTCCTCACCCTCGAACACGGCCAATACGTACGCACCGCACTGGAAGCGATCATGGGCAAGCCCGCCGCCGGAGAGACCCGCACCTCCTCCCAACGCCGCGCCCAAGCCCTCAGCGACCTCGCCCACACCGCCCTGGACCACGGCAAAGTCGGCACCTCCGGATCCGTCCGACCCCACCTCGGCGTCCTCATCAACTACCCCGAATTCCTCGACATCATCACCACCACCGAAACCACCCAGACCGCCACTGGAGCCGGAACCGAGGAAGCCCCCGGGACCGAGGAAGCAGCCGGAGCCGAAGACTCGGCGACCGGCGAGGCGCCCGACGCAGCCGAGGCAGCCAGCCCGACGGCGCCCCCGCGACCGATCACCGAACCCCTACCCGGCCTAGACACCACCACCGACCCAGCCGATGACCCGGCCGACCACAGCCCGCGCAACAACGCCAACCCGACCGGCCCGACCGCAACGGACACGGCAGCCACCCCGGCCAACGAGCCCGGCACGCCCGCGCAAGCACCCACCCCGGCGAACCCAGCCACTCCAGCAGGCGAGCCCGGCGCTCCCGTTGCTCCCGCCGAAGCACCCACCCCGGCGAAGCCGGCCACCCCGGTAGGCGAGCCCGGCGCTTCCGCGGAGGCGCCCACCCCGACGAACCCGGCCACCCCGGCAGGCGGGCCCGGCGCTTCCGCGCAAGCGCCCACCCCGACGAACCCCGTCACCTCCCAGGACCCGGCGCACGAGCCCGACGCTCCGACACCAACGCCCACACCATCGAGCCCAGCCGCGCCAGGGCCCGGGACCAACGAACCCGTCGCCCCGGCGAAGACGCCCACCCCAGCGGACCCGGCCACCCCGGCAGGCGAGCCCGGCACTCCCGCGCAAGCACCCGCCCCCTCGCCCACGTCGGAGGCCACCGGTCTGCCCGACTGCCAATCGCGGACCGTCGGAGCACTCGGCCAACCCACCACCGACCCCAACGGCACCGCTACGCCCAGCACCAACAGCACCGCCCTGCCCGGCACCAACAGCACCGCCGTGCCCGGCGCCAACGGCACGGCCCTGCCCAGCATCGCCGTGCCCGGCATCGCCGTGCCCGGCATCGCCGTACCCAGCATCGCCGTGCCCGGCATCGCCGTGCCCGGCATCGCCGTGCCCAGCATCGCCGTACCCGGTGGCGGGCGGGACTGGGCCGCGTTACTCGCCGCGGGACCTGCCACCTTCACCGACAACACCGGACCCGTCCCCCGCGACCTGCTCGACCGCATCATCGGCTGCTCCGGCGAGACCTACCGCATCATCTTCGGACCCGACAACGAAATCCTCAACCACGGCCGAGCCCACCGCCTCTACACCGCCGCCCAACGCCGCGCCCTCATCGCCCGCGACCGCCACTGCGTCTACCACAACTGCACCGCCCCACCCGAACGCTGCGAAACCCACCACGGCACCAAACACTGGGCCGACGGCGGCAACACCGACCTCCACGACGCCGGCCTCGCCTGCTACTACCACCACCACTGGATCCACACCCACAACATCACCATGACCCGACACAACGGAAAATGGCACTTCTACCGACCCGACGGCACCGAAATCCACCCCACCAACCCGCCCTGGAACTGA
- a CDS encoding teichoic acid biosynthesis protein C, whose protein sequence is MSGLATGLLGAGAWPASAASPSFDLGAEAVPLFTGASLSSETIQQSFAFEPDHGRLFVAQLLAGSAGKAGDLRITEMDRRGRIRGWMTLLGYGHAVSFGVHRGRRGLDLWIEGRVNDNGYGTVLKQVPWQHGATMEQDDPRTIDHQPVPDAQEYTCAIDHRAGRMAICYWSGVDKRVAILPLREVLRGRVPDPVADFARPEGLGTFQGYALDGDSMYTIDGNSYSDTNPVPGNTHLGRIDWRTGELVERLHNVTGADLDFREPEGLAIDYRQGRPRLYLGFASGVVGDRRSNIYYLERC, encoded by the coding sequence GTGAGCGGCCTAGCAACGGGACTTCTTGGCGCGGGCGCATGGCCGGCGTCGGCGGCATCGCCGTCCTTCGACCTCGGCGCTGAGGCCGTGCCGCTCTTCACCGGCGCATCCCTGTCGTCAGAGACCATCCAGCAGTCGTTCGCCTTCGAGCCCGACCATGGCAGGCTATTCGTCGCCCAGCTGCTTGCGGGCTCCGCCGGGAAGGCCGGCGACCTACGGATCACCGAGATGGATCGGCGCGGGCGGATCCGCGGTTGGATGACCCTCCTCGGGTACGGGCATGCGGTCTCCTTCGGGGTGCACCGAGGCCGCCGCGGGCTCGACCTGTGGATCGAAGGCCGCGTGAACGACAACGGGTACGGCACCGTGCTCAAACAGGTGCCCTGGCAGCACGGCGCAACCATGGAGCAGGACGATCCACGCACGATTGATCATCAGCCGGTGCCGGACGCGCAGGAGTACACCTGTGCAATCGACCACCGCGCGGGCCGGATGGCGATCTGCTATTGGAGCGGGGTCGACAAGCGGGTGGCGATCCTGCCGCTACGCGAAGTATTGCGCGGTCGGGTGCCGGACCCGGTCGCCGACTTTGCCCGGCCGGAGGGCCTGGGCACGTTCCAGGGCTACGCGCTCGACGGCGACTCCATGTACACAATCGACGGGAACAGCTACAGCGACACCAACCCTGTGCCCGGGAACACCCACTTGGGACGTATTGACTGGCGCACCGGCGAGCTGGTGGAGCGGCTTCACAACGTCACCGGGGCCGACCTGGACTTCCGCGAACCCGAAGGCCTCGCGATCGATTACCGTCAAGGACGGCCCCGGCTCTACCTCGGCTTCGCCTCCGGTGTCGTCGGCGATCGGCGCTCGAACATCTACTACTTGGAGCGGTGCTGA